GCTCTATGGCGGCCCGCCGGTGACGGCGATGCTGATCCAGAACACCAATCCCATGAACGTCGCGCCCGAACAGCGGCTGGTGCGCCAGGGGCTCCTGCGCGAGGACCTGTTCACCTGCGTGCACGAGCAATTCATGACCGACACGGCCAAGTTGGCCGACGTGGTGCTGCCGGCCACCATGTTTTTGGAGCATGACGACGTCTACAAGGGCGGCGGCAACCAGCACATCACGCTGGGTCCGAAGCTGATCGAGCCGCCGGTCGGCCCGCGCACCAACCATTATGTCATCGAGGAATTGGCCAAGCGTCTGGGCGTTTCGCACCTGCCGGGCTTCGGCCTGACCGAGAAGGAACACATCAACGCGCTGCTCAAGAACCGCGACCTCGATTTCGACACGCTGCGCGAACAGCGCTGGGCCGACATGCAGCCGGATTTCGAGACCGCGCATTTCCTGAAAGGTTTTGGCCATCCCGACGGCAAGTTCCGCTTCAAGCCGCAATGGAACGGCGGCGCGGCACCCAACAAGCCGCCGAAGAGCATGGGCATTTTCGGCCCGGTCGAACAGCTGCCGGAATTCCCCGACCATGTCGACCTGATCGAGGTGGCGGATGCCGAGCATCCGTTCCGCCTGGCGACCTCGCCGGCGCGCAATTACCTGAATTCCAGCTTCGCCGAGACGCCGGTGTCGCAGGCCAAGGAAGTTCGGCCGGAGCTTCTGATCCATCCTGACGATGCCGAGGTGCTCGGACTTGCCGAAGGCGCGCGCGTCGAGGTCGGCAACCGGCGCGGCGAGGTAGTGCTGCATACGAAGTTCTTCGCCGGGTTGAAGCGTGGCGTCGTCATCGCCGAGGGCATCTGGCCGAATTCGGCGCATGAGCGCGGCGAGGGCATCAACGTGCTGACCGGCTCTGACGCGCCTGCGCCCTATGGCGGCGCGGCCGTTCACGACAACAAGGTCTGGGTGCGGGCGACTTAAGGCGCGGCACGAACCCGGCTTCGGTCGCAAGTTCAAAAAGATCGGGCGCCATCCACGGATGACGCCCGATCTCGTTCCAGGCGGAGCGTTTAGGCGGCGAGCGCGGCGCCGGTGTCGCGCAGCACGTCTTCCAGCGGGACCAGCCCCTTCATCGCGCCGCTGCCGATGGCCGGCTTGCCGTCCTCGATCGCCACGGCGAAGCGGAAGGCGGGATCGGCCTCGATCCGCTGGCGCAGCGCCAGGATGCGCGGATAGTCACGCGGGTCGATCGCCTTGTGGAACTCCACCCAGCGCGCCACGCCGGCAAACACCGCATCGGCAAGAGTCGGCTTGTCGCCGAGCAGATACGGGCTGTCGCCGATCATCGCCTCGAGCTGCTCGTGGCGCTTGGCGACGAAGCTGCGGCCGAATTTGCGTAGCGTCTCGCGCTCTTCCTCGGAGGCGTCGTCCGCCTCCAGCGCCACCCACATGGAGAAGAACGCGCCGGTGAAGCCGGTGTTGAGGAAGGCGATGTACTGGTGCATGCGGTCAGCTTCCGGCGTGCCGGGTTCGAAGCTGATGCGGCGCTCGGTGTCGCGCGCCTCCAGCCACAGCGCGATCGCCATGGTCTCGGTCAGCACGCGGCCCTCATCGGTGATCAGCACAGGCGTTTCCACCCGGCCGTTCAGGCGCTTGTAGGGGGCCTCGCGCATCTCGCCCAGCATGTCCACGCGGGTCAGGCGGTAGGGCTGGCCGAGCCATTCGAAGGCGGCGACGAGCCCGGCGGACGAGCCGAGCGGAAAGCCGGAGGTGAAGATCGGTTCGGAAATCGGTTTCATTTTGGTTCTCCGTTGTTGATGCAACGGATATAGATTCGTGGACTTTTGCCCGGTAGACTGACGAATTGAAACCCAATGTCTGCATGCGGAGACTTTGATGCTGAACCTCAACGATCTCCAGTTCTTTACCCAGGCGGTCGATAGCGGCGGCTTCGCATCCGCGGCCCGGCGCCTTGGCTTTCCGAAATCGACGATCAGCAAGCGGGTGGCCGCGCTGGAGGCGACACTCGGGGTGCAACTGATCCACCGCACGTCGCGCAATTTCACGCTGACCGATGTCGGACGCGACGTCTACGATCATGCCCGCGCCGCGATGATCGAGGCGGAAGCGGCCGAGGCCGTCGTGCATCGGCGCCTGGCGGAACCGAGCGGCATTGTGCGGATCACGACATCGGTACCGACCGCCCAGTTCCGGCTGGCGCCGCGCTTGCCGCTGCTTGCGCGCCAATATCCGAAGCTGCGTGTCCAGCTTCATGTCACCGATCGTTTCGTCGATCTGGTGCAGGACGGTTTCGACATCGCGGTCCGCAGCCATTTCGGGCCGCTGCCGGATTCCGATCTCGTCCATCGGCGCATGGGCAAGGAGAAGATCACGCTGGTCGCGGCGCCGTCCTATATCGCGGAGCGCGGCGAGCCTGCGACGCCCGAGGCCCTGAGCGACCATGAAGGATTGTTCAACAACATGACGATCAAGGCCTGGCGCCTCAGCGACGCGGAGGGGCGCACGGTTGAGGTCACCCCGCAGCCGCGCCTCTATGCGGACGAATCCGTACCGCTGTTGATGGCGGCGGAAGCGGGGCTGGGCGTCGTCTGCCTGCCGGAAATGATCTCGGCGCAGGCGCGGCGGCAAGGACGGTTGGTGCGGGTATTGCCGGGGTGGACCGCAGGCAGCGTCATCACCTCGATCCTGACGCCGCAAAAGCGCGGACAGCTTCCCGCCGTGCGCGCAGTGATCGATTTCCTGCTGCAGAAGGAGACGGTCGATACCTATGCGGCGGGATGGATGCATGGTTGATCGAAGCGCATCCGCGCGAGCCCGTGTCTTCCAATCGTTGCCAATATCGGTCTAGCGTGGGCCCGGATGCGATTTGGAGATTGCGATGAGCGGCGACCACCAGCACGGCGATCTTGAGACGACACCGGCCTCGCGACTGTGGATGGCGCTCGGGCTGACCGGCACCTTCCTGATCGTCGAGATCGTCGGCGGCATCGTTACCGGCAGCCTGGCGCTGATTTCCGACGCCATGCACATGCTGACCGACGCCATGGCCCTTGCCATCGCGTTGCTTGCCATTCGCATCGGCCGCCGGCAGGCGGATTTGCTGCGCACCTACGGCTACGCCCGCTTCGAGATACTGGCAGCGGCCTTCAACGCCATGCTGTTGCTGGCGGTGGCGTTCTACATTCTCTACGAGGCCTACAAGCGGTTGTTCGAGACGCAGGAGATCGCCTCGCTCGGCATGCTGGCCATCGCTGTTGTCGGCCTGCTGGTCAACCTGACGTCGATGCGACTGCTCACCAGCCACAAGGACAAGAGCCTCAACGTCAAGGGCGCCTATCTGGAAGTCTGGGCCGACATGCTGGGTTCGGTCGGCGTCATTGCCGGCGCGATCATCATCTGGCTGACCGGCTGGCAATGGGTGGATTCGCTGATCGCCGTCGGCATCGGCTTCATGGTCTTCCCGCGCACCTGGGTGCTGCTCAAGGAATGCGTCAACATCCTGCTCGAAGGCGTGCCGCCGGGCATGAAACTGTCGGAGGTCGAGGCTGCGATCGCCGGAACTCCTGGCGTCGCCTCGGTGCATGACCTGCATCTGTGGGCGATCACCCAGAGCAAGGTTTCGCTGACCGCGCATGCTGTGCTGGGCGAGGGCGCGGACGCCGAGACCGTTCGCCGGGCGGCTGAAACGGTGCTGCGCGAAAAGTTCGATCTGCACCACACCACGCTGCAGATGGAGCGCGAGACCTGTTCGCCGCTCGAGGCCATTCATTAGAGCGCCGCGCGTCCAATTGGACGCGCAAAGGACGCTCTAACGCTTTGAATCTGCTGCATCGTGCCTGCCGAAAATCGAATCCGATTTTCTGGCCGATGCAGTATGCCATGCGGCATTTTGGCATCGGCGCTTGCTCCTCTAGTCACTAGAGCATCTATCTTTGGTCCATGGCGCCGGCTTCGGTGTCTTAACGGATCAAGGAGGCCGATATGAGTTGGCACGGTTCCAGACAGAACAAGCACGGCGGTGGTTACGGAAATGGCGGCCATGGCAGTGGCGGGCATGGTTCGGGTTCGGGATGGGGGCGTTCCGGGCATGATCGTCGGGAAAACTTTCGTGACGAGCAGCCACCAGCAGGCAATCAACCGCCGAGAGGCGAGCGGCCAACACGGACGATCGACATGATGCCCGCCGGAGCGGTGTCGAGCATCCCGGCCATGTCCAAATTCGCCATCGTTGCAGCCATCGGCATCTTCCTGGCCTGGACGCTCTTGGCGGTCGCGGCCTATGGCCTGGTTGACGTGCTGGGCGGCTGGCTGTCCACCAACAGCGGTGTTCTGCTGCAGGGTGGCAAGGATGTGGCCGGCGCGGTCGGTGTCGGCAAGGAACTGGTCGACAAGGTCGATGTGCAGGGCACGGCGTCGCTCGTGCAGCAGGTCCTGGCGGGAGCATTGGTCATCGCCCGGCCGGCGATCGTCGCGTTATGGCTGCTCGGCGCGCTGGCGATTGTCGCCGCACCGTTCGCGCTTCGGCGGATGGGCTTGTTGCGACGCTCCGGCCACTGATCCCGGCTGCGTTTAGCCGAGATCCTTCGGTCGCAGGAAATGGGTGAGGGTGGCAGCGCCGGAGTCGAGCCTTGCCCAGTCGCCATCATATTCGAAAAGCGCCAGGGCGCCGGTCGGGAATTTCTCGCTCAAGGCTTTCGCCAGCTTGCGGTGCGACGTGTCGGCGATGAGGCTTCCAGCCAGGGTTTCAAGGCCGGGATTGTGGCCGACCACCATCAGCGTCTCGTCGGCTTCGTTATTGTTGCGTATTTCGGCCAGGATCGCATCAGCCGGCGCCTCGTAGAGCGCGTGCGAGAAACTTGCCTCGGGTCGTGAGGTCCATTCACCGGAGACCAGGCGCCAGGTTTCGAGGGTGCGCTCCGCCGACGAGACCAGGGCGCGGTCGGGCAGCCAGTTGCGCTGCGCGATGGTGCGCCCCATCAGCAATGCTGCCTCGATGCCGCGCGGCGCCAGCGGGCGCTCGACATCGGCGAGATCGGGATTGTCCCAGCTCGACTTGGCGTGGCGCAGCAGAAGAAGCCGTTTCATGACATGATCCTTGCGAGTGTGGTCAGACACAAACCACAGCGATATGTCGGCGGCGTGTCGGCCTTAAGGCGTGATGCGCGCCAGATGCTCCAGATCGACCTCGGCACGCAGCGGATTGGGCGCGGCGACCACGGTGCCTGACAGCGTATCGTTTTCGGCAAGGCCGGTAAACACGGTGCGGCCTTCCGCCATGCGCGCCTTGCCTTCCGCGACGAGCTTCAGCGCCATCGGGTAGATGTGGTGCTCGGCTTTCAGCACGCGCGCGGCAAGTGCGTCTTCGCTGTCGCCGAGCAAGACGGGCACTGCGGCCTGCGCGATGATCGGTCCTTCGTCCATGGCCGGCGTGACGAAATGCACGGTGCAGCCATGGATGCGCATTCCGGTTTCCAGCGCGCGCCGATGCGTGTCCAGGCCCTTGAAGGCGGGCAGCAGCGCGGGGTGGATGTTGATCATCCGGCCCTGCCATTTCTCGACGAACGGCGTGGTGAGCAGGCGCATATAGCCGGCCAGCGCCACCAGTTCGGTGCCGAGACCGGCAAGGGCGGCGTCGATCGCGGCGTCATGCGCTTCCTTGCTAGCATGGTCGGCGCGGGGAATGACCTGCGCCGGAATGCCACGCGCGATGGCAAGGCCAATGCCGGCGGCGTCCGACCTGTCGGAGATGACGCCGACGATCTCGGCCGGGAAGTCGGGATTGGCGGCAGCGGCGATCAGCGCGGTCATGTTGGAGCCGCGGCCGGAAATGAGGATCGCGGTGCGCTTGCGTTGTGGTCTCATAGGCCGATCGTTCCCCGATAAAGCACGCCGCTGTCGCGGCGCGGCACGATGCGGCCGATCGGCGTCACCGTCTCGCCGGCCTCCTGCAAAACGGCGGCGACTTGCGCTGCCTGGCCCGAGGCCACCACCACGACCATGCCGATGCCGCAGTTGAAGGTGCGCATCATCTCGTGCGGCGCGACGCCGCCCGTCTTGGCCAGCCACGAGAAGACCGGCGGCACGTCGATGGCGTCGAGGTCGAGCTCGGCTGAAAATTCCTTGGGCAGCACGCGCGGGATGTTGTCGGGAAAACCGCCGCCGGTGATGTGCGCCAGCGCCTTGATGCCATGCGTGTTGCGGATCGCCCTGAGGATCGACTTCACATAGATGCGGGTCGGCTCGAGCAGGGCCTCGGCCAGCGTCATGCCGGGCGCGAATGGTGCCTTTGCATCCCAGGCGAGGCCGCTCGCGGCGACGATGCGGCGGATCAGCGAATAGCCGTTGGAATGCGGCCCGGACGAGGCAAGCCCAAGCAGGACATCGCCCTCGACGATGTCGTTGGTCGGCAGCAGTTGACCACGCTCAGCCGCGCCGACGGCGAAACCCGCGAGGTCGTAGTCCTTTTCCTGGTACATGCCGGGCATTTCGGCGGTTTCGCCGCCGATCAGCGCGCAGCCGGCCTGGCGGCAGCCTTCGGCGATGCCGCTGACAATGGCTACGCCGTGATCCGGGTCGAGCTTTCCGGTGGCGAAATAATCGAGGAAGAACAGCGGTTCGGCGCCCTGCACGACGAGGTCGTTGACGCACATGGCGACGAGGTCGATGCCGATCGTGTCATGCTTCCCGGCGTCGATGGCGATTTTCAGCTTGGTGCCGACGCCGTCATTGGCGGCCACCAGAACCGGGTCCGAGAAGCCCGCGGCCTTGAGGTCGAACAGGCCGCCGAAGCCGCCGATCTCGCCGTCGGCGCCCGGGCGGCGGGTTGCCCGCACCAGCGGCTTGATCTTTTCCACCATCAGGTTGCCGGCGTCGATGTCGACGCCTGCATCGGCATAGGTAAGCCCGTTGGTTCGTTCGTTCATCGCTGTTCCCTGCTTGCGGGACGGTCCGGCGGGATCGACCGGCACCACCTTACCGCGTCACGCGGCTCTTCGCACGAACCGTCCGCCCCCGCAACCGCAAGAGGGCGGCAGGCGCGGTCGCCCGAGACAAATCCGTGGATAGCGCGGCTTGGTGCGCTGGTCTCTTGCGGTTCGGGTCGCCTTCGCTCATGTATCGCAGAGAACAAAGACGGGTCGCCTGTTGGTAATCACAATTCCCAACCTGATCTCCATCCTCCGCCTGCTCTTGGTGCCGGGCGTGGTGCTGGCCATGCTGCAAGCGCGCTGGGACTGGGCTTTCGCCGGCTTCGTGGTCGCCGGCATATCGGACGGCGTCGATGGTTTCATTGCCCGCCAGTTCAACCAGCGCTCACGGCTCGGCGCCTATCTCGACCCGATGGCGGACAAGCTTTTGCTGGTTTCCGTCTTCGTCGTCCTCGGCCTGGTCAACCAACTGCCGCTATGGCTGGTCGTGGCGGTGGTTTCCCGCGACGGGCTGATCATCTGCGCGGTGGTGCTGTCGTCGGTGATGGGCCATCCGGTCGAAATGAAGCCCCTGCTGGTTTCCAAGGCAAACACCGCAATCCAGATCATCCTGGCGGCGGAGGTGCTGGCCGAACTCACCTTCGGCATGCATCTCGATCCGCTTCGCTCGGCCCTGATAATCCTGTCCGGGCTCTTGACCGTGGCTTCGGCCGCAGCCTATCTCGTGGCTTGGCTGAGGCATATGAGCGGTAATGGCGAAGGCAACACTTCCGGAACCTGAACACGACGCGGCCGAGGCCCTGGCCGCCGCCGCATTCCGTCGGCAACTGCGCTTCTGGCTAATCAGCGCCATTGGCTTGATCGGTTTCCTCTATCTGTTCAGCGATATCCTGCTGCCTTTCGTGGCCGGCATGGTGCTTGCCTATTTCCTGGATCCCGTCGCCGATCGGCTCGAACGGCTTGGGCTGTCGCGTGTCATGGCGACGGTGGTGATCCTGATTGGCTTCATCGTCACCCTGGTTCTGGCCTTCGTGATCCTGGTGCCGGTGCTCGCCTCGCAGATGGCGGGTTTTGCCGCCAAGCTGCCCGAATATCTGACCCGCCTGCAGACGCTGGTCACCAGCTTCGATCCGAAATGGCTGGAACAGAAATTCGGCGTCGACGCAGCAGGGCTGAGGGAAGGGCTGAATTCGGCGCTGACCTCCGGCCTCGGCCTGCTGACCACCGTGTTCCAGTCGCTGTGGAATTCCGGCAAGGCGCTGGTTTCGGTGGTGTCGCTGTTCGTGATCACACCTGTGGTCGCCTTCTACATGCTGCTCGACTGGGACCGCATGGTCGGGACCGTCGACAAATGGGTGCCGCGCGATCATGTCGAGACGGTGCGCCAGATCGCCACCGACATTAACACGGCCACCGCCGGTTTCGTGCGCGGGCAGGGCACGCTCTGCCTTGTACTCGGCGCGATGTATGCGATCGGGCTGACGCTGACCGGCCTCAATTTCGGTATCCTGATCGGCCTGTTCGCCGGCCTGATCTCCTTCATTCCCTATGTCGGTTCGCTGACCGGCCTTGTTCTGGCGCTGGGCGTGGCGCTCGTCCAGTTCTGGCCGGATTGGGCGATGATCGTCGCCGTTGCCGGCGTCTTCTTCGTCGGACAGTTCATCGAGGGCAACATCTTGTCGCCGAAGCTGGTCGGCAAGAGCGTTGGGCTCCATCCGGTGTGGCTGATGTTCGCGCTGTTCGCCTTCGGCGCGCTGTTCGGCTTTGTCGGCCTGCTGATCGCGGTGCCTGCGGCTGCCGCCATCGCCGTGCTCGTCCGCTTCGCCATCTCCCGCTATCTCGAATCGCCGCTCTACAAGGGGCACGGTATCGAGCCACCACCTCTGGCCAGCCGGCGCGACAAGGCGCGGCGCGGATAAACCAGCCCATGGAACGGCCACGACAGATTCCGCTCGATCTCGGGCACGGCACCGCCTATTCGCGTGACGATCTGGTGGTTTCCAGCTCCAATGCGGAAGCCGCCGCGCTGGTCGACCGCTGGCCGGACTGGCCTGCGCCGGTCGTCGTGCTGGCCGGACCCGCCGGCTCGGGCAAGACGCATCTGGCAGCGATCTGGCGCGAGATGGCCGATGCACGGGTTGTCGAAGCCGGGCAGGTCGAAGCGGCCGCGGCGACATTCGATGGCCGGCCGGTGCTGGTCGACGACATTGACACCGGTACGCTGGACCAGGAAGGGCTGTTCCATCTCATCAATGCGGTGCGCGGCGGCGGTTCGCAATTATTGCTCACCGCCCGGCGCTTTCCCGCCGCCTGGGGCGCGACGCTGCCGGATCTCGTATCCCGGCTGAAGGCGGCTGCGACCGTCGAAATCCACGAGCCGGACGACGTACTGCTCGCCGGCGTCATCACCAAGCTGTTCGCCGACCGTCAGGTCGAGGTCGAGCCGCACGTCGTGCAATATCTGGTCCGGCGCATCGAACGGTCGCTCGCCACCGCCATGCGTGTGGTCGAGCGTCTCGACCGGCTGGCGCTCGAGGAAAAGGCGCGCATCACACGCAGCATGGCGGCCGATGCCGTCAACGCGCTTGACGAGGGGCAGGGCGAGTTCGAGTTGTGAGCGTGCGTTTCCTTCTCCCCTTGTGGGAGAAGGTGGCTGAGCCGAAGGCGAGGTCGGATGAGGGGTGCTGGACGGAGTGCGGCCTCGCGGGATGTCGGGTGTTCTTAAGCCAATGCGCTGGCTCTGAAACGTCTCATTTCTTCCAGCACCCCTCATCCGTCTCGGCGCTGCGCGCCGAGCCACCTTCTCCCACAAGGGGAGAAGGAGCAGGCACCAGTCAGCCAGCCTCCACTCTATTTCCGCTCTCCGGATCGAAGATGTGCTGGACGGCCGGTTCGACGGCAAGGCGAACCGTCTGGCCTGGCGCCAGCCCGGGGCGGCCGATGGCGTAGATGCGCAACTGCTCGCCGGCCACCCGCACGTAATATTGCGTCGACATGCCGAGCGGTTCCACGACTTCGACTTCGGCCTTGAGCGGGCCGTCGTCGACGATCCGGATATCCTCCGGCCGCACACCGAGCGTCAGCGAAGCTCCTTCTTGCAGCGGCAGCCCGTCGGGCAGGCGAAGCTTCTGGCCGTCGGTGAACAAGGCCTGGCCGATGTTCTGCCTGACCATCGTCGCCTGCAGGAAATTCATCGCCGGCGAGCCGATGAAGCCGGCGACGAAGATGTTGGCAGGCTTGTCGTAGAGTTCCAGCGGCGCGCCAACCTGCTGCACATTGCCATTGTGCATGACGACGATGCGGTCGGCCATGGTCATGGCCTCGGTCTGGTCGTGGGTGACGTAGATCGAGGTGGTCTTAAGCTGCTGGTGCAACGCCTTGATTTCAGTACGCATATGGGTGCGCAGCTTGGCATCCAGATTGGACAGCGGCTCGTCGAACAGGAACACCTGCGGATCGCGCACGATGGCGCGGCCCATGGCGACACGCTGGCGCTGGCCGCCGGAGAGCTGGCGGGGCAGGCGCTCCAGCAAGGGTTCCAGCCCCAGTCGCTTGGCAGCTCCATCGACCCGCGTCTCGATCGAGGTCTTGTCGGCCTTCCGAAGCATGAGGCTAAAACCCATGTTGGAAGAAACGTTCATATGCGGATAAAGCGCATAGGACTGGAACACCATGGCGATGTCGCGGTCTTTCGGCGCGACGTCGTTGACGACACGCTCGCCGATGCGGATGTCGCCGCCCGAAACCTCCTCCAGGCCGGCGATCATGCGCAAAAGGGTGGATTTGCCACAACCCGACGGGCCGACCAGCACGACGAACTCACCGTCCGCGATCTTGAGATCGACCTCGTTGAGCACGCGCACGACGCCATAGTCCTTCTTGACCTTTTCCAGCGTGACGGAAGCCATGAATTACCCCTTGACCGCACCGGCGGTGAGCCCGGTGACGAGATAGCGTTGCAGGAAGGCGAAGAAGATGCAGACCGGGATCAGCGCCAGCACCGAAGCGGCCATCATCTGACCCCAGTCGACCGCGAACTTGCCGATATAGGTGAGCAGGCCGACGGCGAAGGTCTTCTTGTCATCGCTCGAGATCAGCATCAGCGCGAACAGGAGTTCGCTCCAGGCTGCGGTGAAGACGAAACCCAGCGTCGCGCCCATGCCGGGCAAGGTCAGCGGCACGATCACCCTGCGCATCGCCTGGGCGCGCGTGCAGCCATCGATCATGGCGGCCTCTTCGAGGTCCTTCGGAATGCCATCGAAGAACGATTGCATCAGGAAGGTGGCGAAAGCGGTGTTGAAGGCCGTGTAGATGATGATCAGGCCGGTCAGGCTGTTGATCAGCCCGATCTGGCCCATCATGCGGTAGATCGGCGGGATGACCATGACCAGCGGAAAGGTCTGCGTCAGCAACAGCATGATGGCGAGCGCCGCCTTGCCGCGGAAGGTGAAGCGCGACATGGCGTAGCCGGCCAGCGTGGCGATGACGGTGACCAGTGCCGCCGTCGACACGGAGACGATGACGCTGTTCATGAAATAGCGCGGAAAGTCGGTGGCGGAGAGCACGGTCGAGAAGTTCGCGAAGGTCGTTCGCGACGGCCACAGCGTGATGCCCTCCGAATAGAGCAGCGAGGTCGGCGTGACCGAGATTTTCAGCGTCCAGTAGATCGGAAACAGCGCGAACAGCACATAGGCGGCGATCGCGACATAGAGGCCGATGCCGCCGATCAAGCGCGAGGATTGGGTTTGTCCGGCAATCATCAGACATGCCTCACTAATGTGCGACGGATGCCGATGAGCACGATCGCGTAGAGGATCAGGAGGACAAGCAGAAGCACGGCCATCGCCGAGGCGTAGCCCTTGTCCAGCGATTTGAAGGCGCTGACATAGATGTAGACCGGCATCGTCGCGGTCGAACCGGCCGGCCCGCCCTCGGTCATGACGAAGATGAGGTCGGCGAAGGTGGCGATCCAGATCGTGCGCAGCATCACCGTGATGGCAATCGTCGGCGCAAGGAAGGGCAGCGTCACCTTGGTGAAGCGTTGCCAGGGCGTGGCGCCGTCGATGGCCGCCGCCTCATGCAGTTCCGAAGGGATCGATTTCAGCGCCGCCAGCAAGGTGATGGCGAAAAACGGGATGCCGAACCAGACATTGGCGATGATCGGCCCCCACATGGCGGTTGCCGGGTCGGACAGAATGTTCGTCGGCTCCGCCTTCAGCCCCAGCGCGTAGAGCCAGTGCGGCACGGGTCCGATGATCGGGTTGAACAGCCAGGCCCAGGTGAGGCCGGAAAGGAAGGAAGGCACCGCCCAGGGCAGGAACACCAGCGCCTGGACAACGCGGCGGCCGGCGAAGGGCTTGTCGAGCAACAGCGCCAGGCCCAGTCCGAGGAAAAACTGGAAGAACAGGCTGGCGATGGTCCACCAGGCGGTGTTGACCAGGGCCTCGCGCAGCAGCGGGTCGGTCAGCATGGCCTGGTATTGGCCGAGCCCGACATACTCCGATTTGAAGGCGGAGAATTTTCGGAACGAATAGCTGATGCCGATGATCAGCGGCACCAAAAGCACCGTCACCAAAAGCACGATGGCAGGGCTGAGATAGAGCCACGGCTCGAACGACGCAAAGGACAGGCCCTTGCGGCGCGGCGGTGCGATGTCGATGGCGACGGTCATGAAAACACTCAGCGTTTGGCGAAACCAATGCGTGCGGCGGTCTCTCCCCGTTTATGGGGGAGAGATGTCCGGCAGGGCAGCGAGGGGCGGAGCGAACCCGGGAGAGTTTGGCGCTGCCGCCCCTCATCCGGCCCTTCGGGCCGTTCTGCGGGCCTCCCCACGGATGGGGAGAAGGACCAAGAGCTTACTTCTTGTTCTTGGCCATCCAGTCCTGCTGTTCCTTGGTCATGTAGGCCGCCCATTCGTCAGCCACTTCCTTGGCCGGACGCTTGCCGAGCAGCACTTCCTGGAAGCCCTTGATCGCGATCTGGTCGACGAAGTTGCCGAGGTTCTCCAGATGGGTCGGTGGGGTGACGAACTCATACTTGTCGCCGCCATTCAGTTCCTCGAACCAGCCCTTGAACTGCTCGGTCTTGAAATAGGCGTCCTGTTCGGCGCCGTTGTGGATCGGCAGTACGCCGACCATCTTGGCCCAATCGATATTGCCCTTCGGCGAGAGCAAGGTTTCCATCAGCTTCCAGGACTGGTCC
The genomic region above belongs to Mesorhizobium terrae and contains:
- the hdaA gene encoding DnaA regulatory inactivator HdaA is translated as MERPRQIPLDLGHGTAYSRDDLVVSSSNAEAAALVDRWPDWPAPVVVLAGPAGSGKTHLAAIWREMADARVVEAGQVEAAAATFDGRPVLVDDIDTGTLDQEGLFHLINAVRGGGSQLLLTARRFPAAWGATLPDLVSRLKAAATVEIHEPDDVLLAGVITKLFADRQVEVEPHVVQYLVRRIERSLATAMRVVERLDRLALEEKARITRSMAADAVNALDEGQGEFEL
- a CDS encoding carbohydrate ABC transporter permease; protein product: MIAGQTQSSRLIGGIGLYVAIAAYVLFALFPIYWTLKISVTPTSLLYSEGITLWPSRTTFANFSTVLSATDFPRYFMNSVIVSVSTAALVTVIATLAGYAMSRFTFRGKAALAIMLLLTQTFPLVMVIPPIYRMMGQIGLINSLTGLIIIYTAFNTAFATFLMQSFFDGIPKDLEEAAMIDGCTRAQAMRRVIVPLTLPGMGATLGFVFTAAWSELLFALMLISSDDKKTFAVGLLTYIGKFAVDWGQMMAASVLALIPVCIFFAFLQRYLVTGLTAGAVKG
- a CDS encoding ABC transporter ATP-binding protein, whose translation is MASVTLEKVKKDYGVVRVLNEVDLKIADGEFVVLVGPSGCGKSTLLRMIAGLEEVSGGDIRIGERVVNDVAPKDRDIAMVFQSYALYPHMNVSSNMGFSLMLRKADKTSIETRVDGAAKRLGLEPLLERLPRQLSGGQRQRVAMGRAIVRDPQVFLFDEPLSNLDAKLRTHMRTEIKALHQQLKTTSIYVTHDQTEAMTMADRIVVMHNGNVQQVGAPLELYDKPANIFVAGFIGSPAMNFLQATMVRQNIGQALFTDGQKLRLPDGLPLQEGASLTLGVRPEDIRIVDDGPLKAEVEVVEPLGMSTQYYVRVAGEQLRIYAIGRPGLAPGQTVRLAVEPAVQHIFDPESGNRVEAG
- a CDS encoding carbohydrate ABC transporter permease, whose protein sequence is MTVAIDIAPPRRKGLSFASFEPWLYLSPAIVLLVTVLLVPLIIGISYSFRKFSAFKSEYVGLGQYQAMLTDPLLREALVNTAWWTIASLFFQFFLGLGLALLLDKPFAGRRVVQALVFLPWAVPSFLSGLTWAWLFNPIIGPVPHWLYALGLKAEPTNILSDPATAMWGPIIANVWFGIPFFAITLLAALKSIPSELHEAAAIDGATPWQRFTKVTLPFLAPTIAITVMLRTIWIATFADLIFVMTEGGPAGSTATMPVYIYVSAFKSLDKGYASAMAVLLLVLLILYAIVLIGIRRTLVRHV